The Calditrichota bacterium genome includes a window with the following:
- the ruvC gene encoding crossover junction endodeoxyribonuclease RuvC, producing the protein MSDFRILGIDPGLNTTGYGLIDIKKNKASLVKFGHIRTKAKESLSQRLHVIFNSLDAIIADFKPDRVAIEDIFYADNVKTAIVMGHARGAAIVAATKNNASVTEFTAREVKMSVVGNGAASKNQVSFMVSNILRIKEKITPEDASDALAVALCQMNRLQLEAKGLS; encoded by the coding sequence ATGAGTGATTTTAGAATTCTTGGAATCGACCCTGGATTAAATACAACGGGATATGGGTTGATCGATATAAAAAAAAATAAAGCAAGCCTGGTAAAGTTTGGGCATATTCGCACAAAGGCTAAAGAAAGTTTGTCGCAAAGACTGCATGTAATTTTTAATTCATTGGACGCAATCATTGCAGATTTTAAGCCGGACCGAGTTGCAATTGAAGATATTTTTTATGCAGATAATGTTAAAACGGCTATAGTTATGGGGCATGCGCGTGGCGCAGCGATTGTGGCGGCAACAAAAAATAATGCATCAGTTACTGAGTTTACAGCAAGGGAAGTAAAAATGTCCGTAGTTGGAAATGGCGCGGCATCGAAAAATCAGGTTAGTTTTATGGTAAGTAATATTTTACGGATAAAAGAAAAAATTACGCCTGAAGATGCATCGGATGCACTGGCAGTAGCCTTGTGCCAGATGAACAGGTTGCAATTAGAAGCAAAAGGGTTAAGCTAA
- a CDS encoding YebC/PmpR family DNA-binding transcriptional regulator, which translates to MSGHSKWHSIKHKKAKVDAARGKVFTKIIKELTVAARVGGGDPGMNPRLRVAVSAAKGANMPAKNIENAIKKGTGEMPGVVYEDVVYEGYGPGGVAVYIDAVTDNKNRTVAEVRFMLSKAGGNLGENGSVAWMFERKGMITVANEKYTEDQLFELAIECGAEDMETNDDDFVIYSSFEDFNQVRAALEENEIEIESAEQTMIPKNTVQVAGKEAEQLMKLMTQIDDHDDIQNVYANFDIEDEEMERILSE; encoded by the coding sequence ATGTCGGGTCATTCCAAATGGCATTCCATTAAACATAAAAAAGCAAAAGTAGATGCTGCAAGAGGCAAAGTTTTTACAAAAATCATAAAAGAGTTAACCGTTGCTGCTCGTGTTGGTGGCGGCGATCCTGGAATGAATCCCAGGCTGCGTGTAGCTGTTAGTGCTGCCAAAGGCGCAAACATGCCCGCTAAAAATATTGAGAATGCTATAAAAAAAGGCACAGGCGAAATGCCCGGCGTTGTATATGAAGATGTAGTATATGAAGGCTATGGTCCTGGTGGAGTTGCTGTTTATATCGATGCGGTTACTGACAATAAAAACCGTACTGTTGCAGAAGTAAGATTTATGTTAAGCAAAGCAGGTGGTAATCTTGGTGAAAATGGCAGTGTTGCATGGATGTTCGAGCGTAAAGGAATGATCACTGTTGCAAATGAAAAGTATACTGAGGATCAATTGTTTGAGTTGGCAATAGAATGTGGCGCTGAGGATATGGAAACAAATGATGACGATTTTGTCATCTATTCATCTTTTGAGGATTTTAATCAGGTTCGCGCAGCTCTAGAAGAAAACGAAATTGAAATTGAGTCAGCAGAGCAGACAATGATCCCAAAAAATACTGTTCAGGTTGCAGGTAAAGAAGCTGAACAGTTGATGAAGCTGATGACCCAGATTGATGATCATGATGATATCCAAAATGTTTATGCAAATTTTGATATCGAAGATGAGGAAATGGAAAGAATACTTTCCGAATAA